A segment of the Nostoc sp. TCL26-01 genome:
TCGCAAACAATTGATCGGTGAATTGTTCTGGCAAAGTTTTTTCCAGCAAATTACGACCAATTTGCAAATGTACTGTTTGTTTCTGCGACGGATCAATCAAAGTATATGCAGCTTGCTGAACGCAATCATGCAAAAACTTATAGTCTTGAACTAACAAGTCTTCGTCTAGTTCAGACAAAGGTTGGATGAGTCCATCTAGTATTGCTGTTAATAAATTCTGAAAAACTGTCTTAGGCGATTGCTCATACACGATCGCCAACGTCCCCAAATCAAATTCAGCCCCGATGCAAGCGGCTAATTGGAGTAACTGCCGTGTCACTTCTGGTAGCTTCTTCAACTTGTTGAGCAGCAAATCTACTACATTAACATCATCAGTAATATTAAAATCTCGAATCTGATCAAAGTTCCACCGCCAGCTTAAGTGATCGGCATCAAAGCGCAACAGATTTTCGCTGTACAGCAAGCGCAAAAATTCACACACAAGGAAGGGATTGCCCCCGGTTTTACGCAACACCAATTCAGCTAAGGGAAGCACAGTATGAGTATCTCTATATAGTGCCTCGGCAATTAACTTGCTTAACGGCTCCAGGGTGAGAGGAGATAGAACAATCTGATGCAGCACTGCTCCTTGCTTTTGCAATCCTTCCAGCGTCAGTACTAGTGGATGAGTTGGACTCACTTCATTGTCTCGATATGCTCCAATCAGGAACAGTCCTTGAGTTTGCTCATCCAGCATCATCAGTTCAATTAATTTCAGCGTGGCAGAGTCAATCCACTGCAAATCATCCAAGAAGATGACAAGCGGATGTTCCTTTGAACAAAACACCCGAATGAACTGCCCAAAGACAAGGTTAAACCGATTTTGTGCCTCTGTTGCTCCTACTTCTGTTACAGGCGGCTGCTTGCCAATAATCAACTCCACTTCGGGAATCACGTTAATAATCAATTGTCCATTGCTGCCTAATGCCGTGAGCAGGCGCGATCGCCATTGTTGCATTTGCTCATCGGGTTCACCGAGCAACTGCTGCACTAATTTTCGTAAGGCATCGACGATCGCACTATAGGGAATATTACGCTGAAGTTGGTCAAACTTACCAGAGATAAAGTAACCCCGCTTTGCCGTAATTGGTTTGTATAGTTCTTGTACTAACGCTGATTTGCCAATGCCAGAATAACCAGAGACGAGCAGCATTTCAGAGGACGCGGGGGTATTATCACTCTCTGTATCGTCTCTCTTTCCTGCAACTCTCTCAAAGACTGCCAGTAATATTGCAATCTCCGCTTCTCGTCCATAGAGCTTCTGGGGAATTTGAAACCGATCCGAGACATCTTGTAGACCCAGTTGGATGTGATTAATTTGACCGCTTGCTGCTAATTGTTCAGCACACTGTTCTAAATCTGCTTTGATACCCCAAGCGCTTTGATAGCGATCTTCTGCATTTTTCGCCATCAGCTTGAGAATAATATCTGAGACAGGTTGAGGAATCGTTCTACTCAGTTCATGCGGTGGAGTAGGCAATTTAGCAATGTGACAGTGGACTAACTCCAGAACATCTGTTGTGGGGAAGGGTAGTTGTCCCGTCAGCAGTTGGTAGAATGTGACACCAAGCGAGTAGAAATCGGTGCGATAATCCATTGCACGGTTCATCCGTCCGGTTTGCTCTGGAGACAGGTAGGCGAGGGTGCCTTCTAAAACGTGCGGACTTTTGAAGGTCGGACTGGTGCGATTAAACTGAGTAGCAATCCCAAAGTCAATAATCTTAACAACGCCAGTGTGGGAATTCAAGACGATGTTGTTGGGATTAATATCTTTATGAATCACCCCAGCAGCATGGATTCTGCCAAGAATGTCAGTGAGATCGATCGCCAGCTTGAGAAACGCAGATAGAGGCATGGGGCAGAAAATCTCTGGTTGTTGATGCATCCAAAGTTCTAGAGATTCTCCACCAAAATCTTCTAAGAGAATAACAAGTGTTCTCTGATATTCCTGCTGTGCGTAAGCTTTGATTATCCCTTCAAGATTAAGTGAGCGAGTCATCTCATATTCCTGCTTATAGCGGACAATCTCAGATGGAGCGGGATAGTCCTGCTTCAGAACTTTGAGAATAATAGCCAAGTTATCTTGTGTTCTAGTTCCTCGATAAACTAAGGAATTAGAGCTTTCATAGATTTTTCCTTGAATCGCAACATTGGGTAAGGAAATCATGATCACGACAGCCTTGATGCAGTTTATTGACGAAATCACTAGCCATAAGAAGCTTTAGCGATCGCAACGAGTAGTGGCTCAAACTCTAAAGCGTCTACATAACGCACACCATTGATAAATAAGGCTGGAGTGCTAACCACCCCACTATCCATTCCGCTAGCAATGTCTCGATTGATGCGATCAACATACACTTTCCGAGCAATGTCTCGAAGAAATTGAGTCACATCAAGCCCTAACTTGTCAGCGTATTCTGCTAAATCCCCATCTCCCAGCGCTTGCGGATACTTCAATAGCATCTCGTGCATCTGCCAAAACCGCCCTTGTGCTGAGGCTGCTTCTGTGGCTGCTGCTGCCTTTTGAGCTTGAAGATGGATTTGCGGCTGAGGAAAATGCCGAAATACAAAGCATAGAGAATCTCTCCCTAATAAGGTCGCCTCAAACTGGCGTTGAATTGCCATAATTGTGGTATAAAGTCTACCACATTGAGGACATTGATAATCCCCATACTCAACAAGCACAACGCGAGCATTGAACGATCCTTGCCGATGGTCTTGCTCAAAAGGGGGTACAACTAATTGATGGCGATCGCCAAGTGCGTCGTTAAGAATAACATTGCTCATTTTAAACCGTGCTTCTAAATCTTTGCGAAAAAGAGATTCATCGCGTACACTCTGAAATCTATTTCCTTTAACCCTATAATCGTTTGTATGAGGTTAATGTACGATCCTTGTTGAGGATTGTCGTCAATTTAAGGTCTGTATTTTAATCAACAAAATGATTGAGGATAATTCAATTTAAAGGAGTAGAACGAATCAAACTTAGGTTTGATTGCCTGCCTTACAAGCTAGCAATTCCGCGTTTCAACGCAATAATTGCTGCCTGGGTGCGATCTTTAACATCTAACTTGCTTAAAATTCGGTTGATATGAGTCTTCACTGTACTTTCACTAATATTTAGAGCAGTGCTAATTTCCTGGTTGTTCATTCCCTGCCCGACTAACTGAAGAACTTCTAGCTCGCGATCGCTCAGTTCTGGAGCAGTTAGCCTCTGGACTAGCTTGGCAGCTACGTTGGGGGGTATATACTTTTGTCCCCTGGCTACAGTACGAATTGCTGTTAATAATTCCTCTGGCTCAGAGTCCTTGAGTAAATACCCCTTTGCCCCTGCTCGCAATCCTTGATAAATCTCTTCATCGCTGTCATACGTGGTTAGCACAATAATTTGGGCATTGGGAAACTCATTGCAAATCACTGTAATCGCCTGGACACCTCCCATCTGGGGCATCCGTAAATCCATCAAAGTCACATCAGGCTGCTGTTGCTGAAAAACTGCGATCGCCTCATGCCCATTTCGCCCTTGACCCACAATAACGATATCTGGAGCCTCCTCCAACAATCCAATCAAACCCTGACGGACAACAGGATGATCATCCACAACCAGAACGCGAATACTACTGGGCTGATTCATGCTAACTTACCCCCGACCAATAGATACTGTGATTTCTGTCCCTCGCCCTAAGTCACTTTGAATCTTTAATTCAGCTCTAATGCGTTCAGCCCGTTCTGCCATCCCCAGTAGACCAAAGCCATTCCGCATCGCCTGGTTTTCTACCTCAAATCCCTGCCCATCGTCTTTAATTCGCAAGCTGCACTGCGTCGGCTCATAGATCAGTTCAATACGAATGAAATCCGCTTTTGCATATTTAATTGCATTTGTCAAGGCTTCCTGCCCAATCCGAAACAGATTATTTTCCAGATCGGAAGATAGGGGATAGATTGTACCAATGACTTCGTAGACGATTTGAGTGGCAATCGAGGAGTTTAATTGAGCAGCAAGACGGCTTAATGCCTCCTGTAAGTTACCGTTCTCTAAAAGATATGGGCGGTGTAGTGCCTCTACGGAACGACGTGCCTCCGCCAACCCAGAACGAGCTAAGTCGAGGATCTGGGTAAGGAGAGTTTGCGCTTTTTCTGGGTCTGCTATTACCTTACTAGAGGCAGAGCGAGCATGAATGATAATACCTGTAAATGCTTGGGCTAAAGTGTCGTGAATTTCTCGTGCCATGTGATTGCGCTCTTCTAGAATGGAGGCTGCTTCGGCTCGTTTGCGGTCGCTAATATCCTGACCGATCCCAATATGCATTCCATTACTCAAGCTAATCTGCGCCCAACACATATCGATATATCGACCATTTTTAGTTTTAGTTTTGAAGTCCTGCCATTTGCCACTGGCAATCATCATGTGTTCTAGAACTTGCTGATGCACTTCTGGATCGGGGTAGCATTCTACTAGTAAATCGATGTTTTGAAGTTCTGCACTATTCCACCCTAAAACCTTTTCTAACTCTCGGTTGACCAACTGAATTCGACCATTTGCGTCATATAGATTTACCATGACAGGAATATGGTCAAAGATGGTTTGCAGGAGTTCTTTCTGCTGCCGCAAAGCTTCGGTACGTTCGGCTACCTGCGCCTCCAGAATCCGGTTGTAATCGGCTAAAACTTTCTCCGCTTGTTTGCGCTCGGTAATATCTTGAAAAGCTGCGATCGCTCCAGTAATCTCGCCCTTTTCATTCAAGATGGGTGTACTTGAGACAACCAAAGGAACGACTCGATCGGGACGATGAATTTCCATATTGTCCACTTTGAGCGTTTCACCTGCTAACGAGCGCACGATAGGCAGTTGAGCGGTAGGATAAATCCGACCTGTTCCCACTATATAAACCTGATACGCTGCCGAAATTTGCTCGATATTTGCTGTTTTGATGGCATCAGTACCAGTTAACTGAAATGCGGCTTGATTGGCATAAGTAATTTGCCCAGTTAGATCATGCACTGAGACTCCAACAGGCATTGCATCAATAAATTGGGTTAATCGGCTTTCTCGTTCTTTGACTTGAGCGTAAAGATTTGCATTGGTAATGGCGATCGCTGCCTGTCCAGATAACAGTTGAACTACGTCTACTCGCTTTTGGGTAAAGGCTCCAACTGCCAAATTATTTTCTAAATAAACAATCGCAATTAGTTCGCCTCGATCAATCAGGGGCGCACATAGAATAGATTTAGGTTGATGGATTTGAATATACGAATCATTTGCAAAGTCGCTCTCAAACGTTGCATTATTAACAACCACACTTTCCTTGGTGCGGTTGACATAGTAAACGATGGATGTAGGAAGGCGATCGCAGATGGGCAGAGATTGCAATACTTCTGTTGTATAAATATCACTACCAGCATCAGTACTAATGACAGCCGATGCTTCAATCGCCCATTCTCCAGCTTTGTTTAGAATCAGACAACCAGATTGCGCTCCTGCACTCTCGATCAGTATTTTCATTAATGAAGCTAGCAATTGATCGAGCATGATTTGACTGGCGATCGCCTGACTAGCTTTCATGACTGCTGCCAAATCTAATGCTTCACCTGAGTGGCTGCTGGAAGTTGTAGAGTAGATTGTCTGCCTATCTGTCGTGCGAATTGTCGGTGATTGAATCAGGAGTTGGGGGTATTTAGTTTCTAAATCTTTGACTTTGGCTTTAGCCCCCCAGCGCTGATAGCAGTAGTGAGCTTCTCTCATATAGGTTTGAGCAATCTTCTCTCTACCCCGTGCCAAATAAAACTTAGCCGCTAGCTCATACGCTAGTGCCTCTTCTTGGAGATATTCGTTATCTCTTGCGCCTTGAATTGCTTGTTCGTATAGTTCTTCTGCTGCCAAAAATTGTCCTAAGACTCGCGCTTTCTCAGCTGCAACCAAGTCATATTTATGCTGATAATTCTGTGGAGCATGATCTGCCCATATCCGCATCTTTTCTTGACTAGCATTAACTCGAATCAGCCAAGTTTCTGGTTCTACATGGGAAACTTCGGCAAATCTAGCTAAATGCGCTAAAGAATTATAAAAATGATATATCCCCACAGCAATCCTTCCTGGTATGCCACTGAGATACTGCTCTGTCAGCATGGCATTTTTAATAGCTTGAGCATAATTTCCGAATAAATAATCTAAGATCAGCTTGTTGAGATAGCAAAAGACAAGCTCACTGATATCATTGATTTCAATTGCATGAGGGAGCGATCGCTCCTCATTATAAACATCACCCATTAAATAGCTAGGATTTTGAGAACGTCCCAGTAAGTTAAGAACAGACTGCCAAAGTATGGCAATCCAATTTAAGGGACTTTCCCTTCGGACTTGGCTGACGATCTGACTATAGGTTGCTATTTCCTGTTCTAAGCTTGTCAGTTCCCGTCCAATAAAATATGAATGTTCGGGTATGTGAAATCCACCATAACCAACAAATTCAAAACTGCCAGTTTCCATTGCGCTTTGATAGCTCTCTAGCAAAAGTGGTAGCGTCTCTTTAAGATGCTCTTGCCAATGCATTACAGAGACAGCAAATGTAGACACTATCTTCGCCTTAACTTCTTTAATATTTAATCGTTCGGTTAAGCTTAAAGCTAATTTGCCAAATTTATAACCAGCCTCTATATCTTGGACTATGCCACACAAAACAATTCCATAACAGACGTAACCATGCGCAGACCAAGTGGTATTGCCAAATGCGATCGATAAATTCACTTCTGATAATGAAATCAGAGGGAACAGATTAGGAGCAGCGATAAATGTCAAAGAGGTAATGCTAGATAAAATATACATCGCAGCTAGTGGTTCAGGTTGGCTCATTACCTTCAGATTAATTAAGTCTGCAATTTCCTGATCGGCTAATTGTGAAGCAGTCTTCTCTAGCTGTGTTTGAATATCTAATTGACTCGGTGCTGCGGTTAATTCCACACCCAAGCGAGCAAGTACCATTAGCCCAATCTGAATCGCTTGTTTAAGATTGCCCTGTGACGCAGCTGCTTGAATTTTGACATCGTAAATTTTAACTTCATCGAGAACTGTTTTGGCATGATTATGTACTACACAAGCCAAATGTTCCATCGCCATAAAGTTGCCACACAGATACGTCGCTTCTACTGCTGATTCGGATAAAGTCAGGCTTAAGTCATAGTTCGTTTGCCAACTATCCAAAGAAAGGAGCGATCGCCCAATATGGAAATATTTGACCGCAGCTTCATAAGCTGTTGCTGTTCTAGCTTTCTGACCGGCGATCAAATTCAGTCGGGCAATTTCATCTCGCTGGGGTTGCTCGGTCACAAGCATAGCGCCCAGGTTGAGATGATCGACAATTTTAAATATCTGATTTGCTAACGTCTCACTTGCAGCCAGGTTTGTTGCTGGTTCGCTTGCAGCCATTTGTAATAAATTGCGACCGATTTCTAGGTGAACGACAGGTTTTTGTGATTCATCAATCAACGTATATGCAGCCTGCTGTACTCGGTCATGCAAAAATTTGTAATGTTGAACCAAAAGATTTTCGTCTAACTCTGAGGTGGGAAGAACTAATCCTGTTTCAATAGCTGTAGTTAGTTCGGTAAAAATGTCAGTGGGCGATCGCTGACAAATAATCGCCAGTGTATTCAAATCAAATTCAGATCCGACACAAGCTGCTAAACACAAGGCATTCTGAGTGGGTTTTGGCAGTTGTCTCAATTTACCGATAGTTAATTCTACAACATTATCGGTAATGCCTTTCGATTCAATTTGGGCAATATCCCACTGCCAGCACCGATGATCAACATTAAAGGTCACAAGTTCTTCACTGTTGAGGGTTTTCAAGAACTCGTTGACAAAAAAAGGATTGCCCTCGGTTTTCTGCAATACTAACTGGGCTAAGTCACGCACAGTTTTGGCATCCTGAAGCAGCGTTTCGGCGATCAATTGACTCAATGGCTCCAGCGTTAAAGGTGTCAGGACAATCTCCCCAAGCACTACTCCTTGTTGTCGCAATCTTGAGAGTGTTAGTACCAATGGATGCGTTGAATTGACTTCATTATTTCGGTAGGCTCCAATCAAAAATAGCGATTGGGCTTGCTCGTCCAGCAGCAGCAGTTCGATTAAATTTAGCGTGGCTGAGTCGATCCACTGTAGATCGTCTAAGAAGATTACCAGAGGATGTTCTTTGTCACAAAACACCCGCACGAACTGCCCAAAGATGCGATTGAAGCGATTTTGAGCTTCTGTGGCTCCAACTTGGGGTACGGGCGGTTGCTTGCCAATAATCAGTTCTATTTCGGGAATGACATCAACAATCAGCTGTCCGTTGCTTCCTAAAGCAGTTAGAAGGCGCGATCGCCACTGTTGCAACTGCTCGTCTGGTTCCCCCAACAGTTGCTGTACTAACTTTCGCAAAGCATCGACCATGGCGCTGTAGGGAACATTACGACCCAATTGATCGAATTTCCCCCAGATAAAATAGCCGCGCTTGGCCGTGATTGGTTTATAAAGTTCCTGTACTAACGCTGATTTGCCAACTCCAGCATAGCCAGTCACCAACATCATTTCGACTTGGAATTTTGTTTGTGCGTTATTTTGTAAAGCAGCGATGCGGTTATTTTCTGGACACGCTACGGGAACGAACGCTGCCAATAACATGGCAATTTCTTGATCCCGTCCATACAGTTTTTGGGGAATTTGAAATCGATGGGAAATGTCTTGAAGACCTAACTGGATGCCATCGATTTGACCAAATTTTGCTAATTGGCGATCGCAACTTTCTAAATCCGCTTTAATGCCCCAAGCACTTTGATAGCGATCCTCGGCATTTTTAGCCATTAGTTTCAAAATGATATCTGAAATGGCTTTGGGGATGGTTGCATTCAGTTCGTGAGGCGGAATGGGCTGTTTGGCAATGTGACAGTGAACTAGCTCAAGGATGTCTGTTGTCGGAAACGGTAGGTGTCCGGTGAGCAGTTCGTAGAAGGTAACACCAAGCGAATAAAAATCGGTGCGATAGTCGAGCCAGCGATTCATCCGTCCTGTTTGCTCTGGCGACAAGTAGGCAAGAGTGCCTTCTAACACATGGGGGCTTTTGAATGTCGGATTGGTGCGATTAAAGCGGGTGGCAATTCCGAAGTCAATGATTTTGATAACGCCAGTATCCCGATTGAGAACGATGTTTCCTGGGTTGATATCCCGATGAATCACATGGGCTGCATGGATTCTACCCAGAATATCGGTGAGGTTGATCGCCAGAAAGAGAAACGCGGACAAAGGCATGGGGCAGAAGTCTGGGCATTTGTGCATCCATTGTGCCAGAGACTCGCCGCCAAAATCTTCTAAGAGAATGAGGAGCGTGCGTTGATAATCTTGCTGGCTGTATGCCTTGACAACTCCTTCTAAGTTGAGGGAGCGAGTAATTTCATATTCCTGTTTGTAACGGATTAATTCTTGAGCAGAGGGATAATCAAGCTTGAGCATTTTCACAACAAGCGATCTCTTGTCTTGCACTCTGATGCCCCGATATACAAGAGATGCCGAACTCTCATATATTTTGTTTTGAATGGCAATTCCAGGTATGGCAATCATATAATTTTTTTTTCGATGAGTGTCATAAGCCATCTGTCACTCATTATATGGCTGGCCAGACTATAAAAACTAGAATAATAGGGCAAATCGAGCGAATCATGCTATTTGGTTAAACTTTCGCCACAAATAAAGCATCTTTCAAGTAATCTTCAAAAGTTAGTCTCATGATTACAACTTAAGTTGGAATAAATTTTGAACTTAAGTGCAATTTAATGTTAGAACTTCAGATCGTTAATCGGCGATCTTTTTGTCACTTAAAATATAGACTCTGAATTGATGACAAATTTAAGCTGACTCCGTATATTAATTTGTATAAGGATTGACAAGTAAGAGATTTCACGGTGCTGCCCGTACAGTGAATGCTTTTTTCGTCAAGGTTTAGAAAGAGTCACAAGATTTCTGCCCAAGCAACTGGCGATTCTCCAATGGAGACATCTGAGCGATATCGATCGCAACGAGTCTATGGCGATCGCATCAACTAAAACATTGAAAGTGGATTGCGTAGCACTCTTACACAGACTCTCGCCTTATTTATTCATCGAGTCCCTTATATCGATGCTTGGAAGCTTGAGATGCTGTTAGCAGCAATTATCAAAGCCGGAAATTTTTAGTAAATACATTGACCGCTCAAGCAACACAATTGAGCATCTTTTGAGTGGAAACATTTTTAAAATACGGAGAGCGAAAAAATGTATAATTCCTCCTTCTCTGATTCCGATCGCTCTAACTCTGCCGTTTGGCGTAAACGCGCTCGTAACCGAGGTGTAATTCTATCGCCAGAGGGATGGCAAAAACTTACTCCTGTTATCCATGATCGATTTGGCAACCGCTACACCTATGAAGAACTGAGCGAGCGATCGCATCTCGATGTCCGTACAGTCAGTCGTATCCTTAGTTGTCAAGTTAAAGTTGACAAACGGACGTTGAAAATCTTCTTTGAAGCGTTTAACTTACATCTAGATTTTAACGACTGCATAAAACCAGAATTCAATCGCACCAGCCAAGCGGTCAGCCCTGAACAATGCCTAAACTCAATCGCTTCTATTGATGTGAATTTATCATCCGCAGAACTCGTTGAATTCTGCCAACGACTGAAGCAGGATTTGAGACGCATCTCTAATTTATTAGATGAGATAGCTGCAAGTAGAGAATATTCTCCTAACAATTCTGTCAGTGGCATTTTTCATGCTCACACCGATAACCCTGTCAGACAATTTCAGTCTGATCAAGTCCTGACGGCAATACTGCAAGCGTCTTAACCTGCATTTCTCACAAAACGGTAGGGGCGGGTTCACAAAGGAAGCTTCAATCATTCACGAATATCTCGTTAACCCGCCCCTACAGCCTCTGGACTTCGGTTTGATAAATTTCGTGAGAAATCCGGGTTAACTGTCTTGCACGCTCATCATGCACCCTTCGTTAATTTCTTTATGCCTTTTTCTGTCACTATCCTACGAATCTCCCAGGAGAAAAATATGTTTACCATACCAAATTCTTTGCAGAGAACACTTTTAAAAGCATCTGTTCTTGCTACTTCTACAACAGCTCTACTATCTATCTGCTTACCACCCTTATTAGCTGCCTCTCCCAGCCTCAGTGATGGCATTATGTGCGTTGCCAGAGGAAAAAAGGGGCAGGACAGAAATGTTTACTTTTACACTTCTGTGATCGATGATGCCACTTTTAGCAAGAAACAACCAGTGTCAGTCACCATGCTAGAAAAGCAGGTTGAGGTTGATGAAGACGATTTGGTAGTTCTCGACAAGGACAAGCAAAATTTAACGGTAACTGGCATTGAGGCTGTGACTGTGTCTGCTCCCGAATTAGAACCAGTAGCACTGGCGCAAACAACTCTCACAAGTAAGGACACATTCAGAGGTAAGACCAAGACTGGCACTCCTATTACCTTCCAGTTGGAAAAAGACTACTCAGTTATTAAGCTGACTCATGCAGGACAGACTTATTCAGGCATTTGTCGCTAGAGCGAACGAAATATAGCGCTTCTCAATCGAGTCCAATACAGACCTAACCCCCAACCCCTTCCCTACAAGGGAAGGGGAACAAGATTCAAAGCCTCTCTCCTTGTAGGAGAGAGGTTTGGAGAGAGGTCAGAGCGTATTGCATACAAACGAGAACCGCTATAGTTTCTACTGAAGTTTGATGTTGCACGCTCTATCTTTTGAATCAAACTCAATTACTCATATTCAGGAGACAAAATCATGTCAGACAAGCACGAAGTTGTGAATATCTTTCCCACCCATCATGAGGCAGAAGCTGCGGTGTTGACACTGCAAAAATCGGGCTTCGATATGCACAAGATTTCGATTATTGGTCAAGACTATCAAACCACCGAACACGTAAGCGGATTTCTGACCTGGAAAGATACTGCCAAAGCTGGAGCCGGAGAAGCAGGTTACTGGGGTACTTTTTTTGGTGGACTATTCGGCATTCTCACAGGTGTCGGATTACTTTTTATTCCTGGAGTTGGTCCTGTGATTGTCGCCGGACACGTTGCAGGAGTGCTGGCAGGTTGGATCGAAGGCTCGATCGTCGGTGGTGTGGGCGCTGCCGTTGCTGGGGGGCTGGCGGGCGCTCTCATAGGGCTAGGCATTCCCAAGGAAAAAGCCCTCAAGTACGAGATACAAATCAAAGCAGGTAAGTTTGCAGTGATTGTTTCCGGTACGGATGAGGAAATTGAGCGAGCGCAGCAGATTTGGCAAAACGCAGGTGATGAAGCCAAAGAATCTGTTGCCATTTAAATCGACAGCAGCAATTCAACCATTTCTCTCGCTGATACCAATTCACTAAAAATCTGATACAGATCCAAACACGGAAACCCTTGTAGAACAAGGCTTTCTTAATTTTGAATTTTGAATTTTGAATTGGTATGAGATCCTCACACAGAGCAGTGGATGGAAATCTCATGTATGCGATCGTCACGTCGAGCGTGTTAGCGATTCTCATTCACGTTTTCTAACAACAGGATAATTTGCGATCGCTCAACCGCGAACAAACTATCTGGTTGTGTTGTCAAGAGCGGTCACTTATGATGTTCTCTGGCTGGCGGCATTTTGATCGCCCAAGTATGAGGTTGGCGATCACTTTTTTATTCAGCTTGACTCTGGCGCTGGGCTGGACATCCCCAGTTTGGGCGCAGGTTTCTCCGGTAAATCCTGTAGTGCAAAATGTCAACCAACCGCCTTCAGGAGTCCAACGGCTAGGCGCAATTGAAATAGCGACAGTGAAGTTGGATGGAGAAAATTTATTTCAAGTCGTTGCCCCGACTGTCTGGAACCGTAACAATCCTGGCAAGCAGATTCCGGTTGAAGTCAGAGTTGAAGAGATTGAAGCTAACCTCGACCGCATGATTACCTTCGCTCCAATTGAGAATTTTGCGCTCCCGATTGGTTCGATAGTGCAAGGCGATCGCCGAAAAGGTTTCTACACGAACTTCGATCCCCAAACGCTGCAAGTGTTTGCCTCCAAGCTTGATGGCGATACTATCGTTCTAGCTAAAGATGCCTATCATTCCGTACCTCTGCAACTATTAACTGTCACCCAGTTAGATGCTAACTACTACGGGCTGAGTGTAGATCGACTAGCACAACAGTTGCAGTCTGGA
Coding sequences within it:
- a CDS encoding response regulator transcription factor; translated protein: MNQPSSIRVLVVDDHPVVRQGLIGLLEEAPDIVIVGQGRNGHEAIAVFQQQQPDVTLMDLRMPQMGGVQAITVICNEFPNAQIIVLTTYDSDEEIYQGLRAGAKGYLLKDSEPEELLTAIRTVARGQKYIPPNVAAKLVQRLTAPELSDRELEVLQLVGQGMNNQEISTALNISESTVKTHINRILSKLDVKDRTQAAIIALKRGIASL
- a CDS encoding AAA family ATPase produces the protein MIAIPGIAIQNKIYESSASLVYRGIRVQDKRSLVVKMLKLDYPSAQELIRYKQEYEITRSLNLEGVVKAYSQQDYQRTLLILLEDFGGESLAQWMHKCPDFCPMPLSAFLFLAINLTDILGRIHAAHVIHRDINPGNIVLNRDTGVIKIIDFGIATRFNRTNPTFKSPHVLEGTLAYLSPEQTGRMNRWLDYRTDFYSLGVTFYELLTGHLPFPTTDILELVHCHIAKQPIPPHELNATIPKAISDIILKLMAKNAEDRYQSAWGIKADLESCDRQLAKFGQIDGIQLGLQDISHRFQIPQKLYGRDQEIAMLLAAFVPVACPENNRIAALQNNAQTKFQVEMMLVTGYAGVGKSALVQELYKPITAKRGYFIWGKFDQLGRNVPYSAMVDALRKLVQQLLGEPDEQLQQWRSRLLTALGSNGQLIVDVIPEIELIIGKQPPVPQVGATEAQNRFNRIFGQFVRVFCDKEHPLVIFLDDLQWIDSATLNLIELLLLDEQAQSLFLIGAYRNNEVNSTHPLVLTLSRLRQQGVVLGEIVLTPLTLEPLSQLIAETLLQDAKTVRDLAQLVLQKTEGNPFFVNEFLKTLNSEELVTFNVDHRCWQWDIAQIESKGITDNVVELTIGKLRQLPKPTQNALCLAACVGSEFDLNTLAIICQRSPTDIFTELTTAIETGLVLPTSELDENLLVQHYKFLHDRVQQAAYTLIDESQKPVVHLEIGRNLLQMAASEPATNLAASETLANQIFKIVDHLNLGAMLVTEQPQRDEIARLNLIAGQKARTATAYEAAVKYFHIGRSLLSLDSWQTNYDLSLTLSESAVEATYLCGNFMAMEHLACVVHNHAKTVLDEVKIYDVKIQAAASQGNLKQAIQIGLMVLARLGVELTAAPSQLDIQTQLEKTASQLADQEIADLINLKVMSQPEPLAAMYILSSITSLTFIAAPNLFPLISLSEVNLSIAFGNTTWSAHGYVCYGIVLCGIVQDIEAGYKFGKLALSLTERLNIKEVKAKIVSTFAVSVMHWQEHLKETLPLLLESYQSAMETGSFEFVGYGGFHIPEHSYFIGRELTSLEQEIATYSQIVSQVRRESPLNWIAILWQSVLNLLGRSQNPSYLMGDVYNEERSLPHAIEINDISELVFCYLNKLILDYLFGNYAQAIKNAMLTEQYLSGIPGRIAVGIYHFYNSLAHLARFAEVSHVEPETWLIRVNASQEKMRIWADHAPQNYQHKYDLVAAEKARVLGQFLAAEELYEQAIQGARDNEYLQEEALAYELAAKFYLARGREKIAQTYMREAHYCYQRWGAKAKVKDLETKYPQLLIQSPTIRTTDRQTIYSTTSSSHSGEALDLAAVMKASQAIASQIMLDQLLASLMKILIESAGAQSGCLILNKAGEWAIEASAVISTDAGSDIYTTEVLQSLPICDRLPTSIVYYVNRTKESVVVNNATFESDFANDSYIQIHQPKSILCAPLIDRGELIAIVYLENNLAVGAFTQKRVDVVQLLSGQAAIAITNANLYAQVKERESRLTQFIDAMPVGVSVHDLTGQITYANQAAFQLTGTDAIKTANIEQISAAYQVYIVGTGRIYPTAQLPIVRSLAGETLKVDNMEIHRPDRVVPLVVSSTPILNEKGEITGAIAAFQDITERKQAEKVLADYNRILEAQVAERTEALRQQKELLQTIFDHIPVMVNLYDANGRIQLVNRELEKVLGWNSAELQNIDLLVECYPDPEVHQQVLEHMMIASGKWQDFKTKTKNGRYIDMCWAQISLSNGMHIGIGQDISDRKRAEAASILEERNHMAREIHDTLAQAFTGIIIHARSASSKVIADPEKAQTLLTQILDLARSGLAEARRSVEALHRPYLLENGNLQEALSRLAAQLNSSIATQIVYEVIGTIYPLSSDLENNLFRIGQEALTNAIKYAKADFIRIELIYEPTQCSLRIKDDGQGFEVENQAMRNGFGLLGMAERAERIRAELKIQSDLGRGTEITVSIGRG
- a CDS encoding helix-turn-helix transcriptional regulator, with protein sequence MYNSSFSDSDRSNSAVWRKRARNRGVILSPEGWQKLTPVIHDRFGNRYTYEELSERSHLDVRTVSRILSCQVKVDKRTLKIFFEAFNLHLDFNDCIKPEFNRTSQAVSPEQCLNSIASIDVNLSSAELVEFCQRLKQDLRRISNLLDEIAASREYSPNNSVSGIFHAHTDNPVRQFQSDQVLTAILQAS
- a CDS encoding DsbA family protein produces the protein MSNVILNDALGDRHQLVVPPFEQDHRQGSFNARVVLVEYGDYQCPQCGRLYTTIMAIQRQFEATLLGRDSLCFVFRHFPQPQIHLQAQKAAAATEAASAQGRFWQMHEMLLKYPQALGDGDLAEYADKLGLDVTQFLRDIARKVYVDRINRDIASGMDSGVVSTPALFINGVRYVDALEFEPLLVAIAKASYG